In Hevea brasiliensis isolate MT/VB/25A 57/8 chromosome 13, ASM3005281v1, whole genome shotgun sequence, a single genomic region encodes these proteins:
- the LOC110642936 gene encoding protein kinase PINOID 2: protein MATLASRDESDNDSSSSSVTIPDSSRSWMSNLSFGSLRSSVSITSLPESTLSSTYKPHKANQAAWETIKRLQIASGRVGLDHFLLLRRLGSGDLGNVYLCQIRNPVVGLPQCFYAMKVVDKEALAIRNKLQRAQMEKEILGLLDHPFLPTLYAEFEASHYSCLVMEYCPGGDLYAARQRQTGRRFPISSAKFYAAETLLALEYLHMMGIVYRDLKPENVLVREDGHIMLSDFDLSLKCDVVPKLLRPNKPKLEAIDHEYEACFTPSCATPIRPVLSCFSASNKKKKKASRVTTITEGVDGGGGHRQDQELDNPELVAEPINARSKSFVGTHEYLAPEVISGQGHGSAVDWWTLGVFLYEMLYGRTPFKGENNERTLINILKQPLTFPRIVVSSSKELEEMVKVQDLIGKLLVKNPKKRIGSFKGSVEIKRHEFFKGVNWALIRSVIPPEVPREAFKNTSRAHIPKLSKKEREAPYQISHHQHHQFDCF from the exons ATGGCAACCTTAGCATCCAGAGATGAATCTGACAACGATAGCAGCTCTTCCTCAGTAACCATACCTGACTCTAGCAGGAGCTGGATGAGCAACCTCAGCTTCGGCAGCCTACGGAGTTCCGTCTCCATCACTTCTTTACCTGAATCTACACTCTCCTCTACCTACAAGCCACACAAGGCCAACCAAGCTGCATGGGAGACCATCAAGAGGCTACAAATCGCCAGTGGCCGAGTTGGGCTAGATCATTTTCTTCTCCTTCGCCGGCTTGGCAGTGGAGATTTAGGAAATGTCTATCTTTGCCAGATAAGAAACCCTGTGGTGGGTTTGCCTCAGTGCTTTTATGCCATGAAAGTGGTGGATAAAGAGGCACTTGCGATAAGGAACAAGTTGCAGAGAGCTCAAATGGAGAAGGAGATTCTGGGCTTACTTGATCACCCTTTTTTGCCTACTCTGTATGCAGAGTTCGAGGCTTCTCATTACTCATGCTTGGTCATGGAGTACTGCCCCGGTGGAGATTTGTATGCTGCTAGGCAACGCCAGACTGGAAGGCGCTTTCCCATTTCATCTGCTAA GTTTTATGCTGCTGAGACCCTCTTAGCCCTAGAGTATCTCCACATGATGGGAATTGTTTACAGAGACCTTAAGCCAGAAAATGTGCTAGTAAGAGAAGATGGTCACATCATGCTTTCAGATTTCGATCTTTCTCTCAAGTGCGATGTCGTTCCAAAGCTTCTAAGACCTAACAAACCCAAGTTGGAAGCCATTGATCACGAGTACGAGGCTTGTTTTACACCATCTTGTGCCACACCCATACGGCCTGTGCTGTCTTGTTTCTCAGCttccaacaagaaaaagaagaaagcttCTAGAGTCACAACAATTACAGAAGGAGTAGATGGTGGTGGCGGTCATCGTCAAGATCAAGAACTTGATAACCCAGAATTGGTGGCTGAACCCATCAATGCTCGATCGAAGTCCTTTGTTGGGACCCACGAGTACTTAGCACCTGAGGTGATCTCAGGGCAAGGCCATGGGAGTGCAGTGGATTGGTGGACACTAGGGGTGTTCTTGTACGAGATGTTATATGGAAGAACACCTTTCAAAGGTGAAAACAACGAAAGGACCTTGATTAACATCCTTAAACAGCCCTTAACCTTTCCAAGAATTGTGGTTAGTAGTAGCAAAGAATTAGAAGAAATGGTAAAAGTGCAAGATCTTATAGGCAAACTTCTAGTGAAGAATCCCAAGAAAAGAATCGGAAGCTTCAAGGGGTCTGTTGAAATCAAGAGGCATGAATTTTTCAAAGGAGTAAATTGGGCTTTGATTAGGTCAGTTATCCCTCCTGAAGTCCCAAGGGAAGCTTTCAAGAACACAAGTAGAGCTCACATACCAAAATTaagcaagaaagaaagagaagCGCCATATCAGATCTCCCATCATCAACATCATCAGTTCGATTGCTTCTAA
- the LOC131172188 gene encoding receptor-like serine/threonine-protein kinase SD1-8 has protein sequence MHILGKLHIILFDDVPVKKYEIVLGRCGSRQPIDELDIRPELGLPFFSFSCIEMATDHFSDANKLGQRGFGIVYKYYMLRVIHRDLKTSNVLLDSNMNPKISDFDMARIFGEDESQANKNRIVGTCGYMSTDYALDGTFSVKSDALALESCS, from the exons ATGCATATACTGGGAAAATTGCACATCATCTTATTTGATGATGTTCCAGtaaagaaatatgaaattgtcTTAG GAAGATGTGGAAGCAGACAACCTATTGATGAATTAGACATCAGACCTGAGTTGGGGTTACCTTTCTTCAGTTTTTCCTGTATAGAAATGGCTACAGATCACTTCTCCGATGCAAATAAACTCGGTCAGCGTGGCTTTGGGATTGTTTATAAG TACTACATGTTAAGAGTCATTCACAGAGATTTAAAAACCAGCAATGTTTTGCTGGATAGTAACATGAACCCAAAAATATCTGACTTTGACATGGCAAGAATCTTTGGGGAGGATGAATCTCAAGCTAACAAAAACAGAATCGTTGGGACATG TGGTTATATGTCAACTGATTATGCACTAGACGGTACATTTTCTGTGAAATCTGATGCTTTAGCTTTGGAGTCATGTAGCTAG